The following proteins are co-located in the Egicoccus sp. AB-alg2 genome:
- the rfbB gene encoding dTDP-glucose 4,6-dehydratase, with translation MRLLVTGGAGFIGSNFVRHVLQTTDDVHVTNLDALTYAGNLASLHDVADDPRHRFVHGDVCDAGLVDALTGQADAVVHFAAETHVDRSIDGPEVFLRTNVVGAGVVFDAARRHGLERVLHVSTDEVYGSIEVGAFTEGDPLAPNSPYAVSKASADLLARAYAVTYDFPITVTRTSNNFGPYQYPEKLIPLFVTNLLDGRRVPLYGDGRNVRDWTHVADNAAALWLVLTRGRRGEVYNVGAGNELSNRELTRRVLAHLDAGEDRIEHVPDRPGHDLRYAIDSSRVRALGWRPARSFDEALAETIHWYRHNEAWWRPLKQAGASRRRGHG, from the coding sequence ATGCGCCTGCTCGTCACGGGCGGTGCCGGGTTCATCGGCAGCAACTTCGTGCGCCACGTGCTGCAGACCACGGACGACGTCCACGTCACAAACCTCGACGCGTTGACCTACGCCGGCAACCTCGCCTCCCTCCACGACGTCGCGGACGACCCGCGCCACCGGTTCGTCCACGGCGACGTCTGCGACGCCGGACTGGTCGACGCGCTCACCGGGCAGGCCGACGCCGTGGTCCACTTCGCGGCCGAGACCCACGTCGACCGCTCCATCGACGGCCCCGAGGTGTTCCTGCGCACCAACGTGGTGGGCGCCGGCGTGGTCTTCGACGCCGCCCGCCGGCACGGGCTCGAGCGGGTCCTGCACGTGTCGACCGACGAGGTGTACGGCTCCATCGAGGTGGGGGCGTTCACCGAGGGCGACCCGCTGGCGCCCAACAGCCCGTACGCGGTGTCCAAGGCCTCGGCGGACCTGCTCGCCCGCGCCTACGCGGTCACGTACGACTTCCCGATCACGGTGACGCGGACCTCCAACAACTTCGGGCCCTACCAGTACCCGGAGAAGCTGATCCCGCTGTTCGTGACCAACCTGCTCGACGGTCGCCGCGTCCCGCTCTACGGCGACGGGCGCAACGTGCGCGACTGGACGCACGTCGCCGACAACGCCGCGGCGCTGTGGCTCGTGCTGACCCGCGGACGGCGTGGCGAGGTCTACAACGTCGGGGCCGGCAACGAACTGTCCAACCGTGAGCTCACGCGCCGCGTCCTCGCCCACCTCGACGCCGGCGAGGACCGGATCGAGCACGTCCCCGACCGACCCGGTCACGACCTGCGCTATGCGATCGACAGCAGCCGGGTCCGCGCCCTGGGCTGGCGGCCGGCGCGCTCCTTCGACGAGGCGCTGGCCGAGACCATCCACTGGTACCGGCACAACGAGGCCTGGTGGCGGCCGCTGAAGCAGGCCGGCGCCTCCCGCCGCCGCGGTCACGGCTGA